One genomic window of Sphingobacterium oryzagri includes the following:
- a CDS encoding metallophosphoesterase family protein, whose amino-acid sequence MKILHTADWHLGKRLDYFSRLDEQRQVLAEICEIADREQVDAVVVAGDLFDTFNPPVEAVELLYKTLRRLSQEGKRPVIAIAGNHDSADRIDAPDALARECGIIFVGYPRAKVVPFEIQHGFALSKTDQGFLEILLPKFDFPLRVLHTPFANELRLKQFLGSNDREQQLNEVLHTHWQHIADAYCDEHGFNMLTAHLYMLKRGGEILEEPEGEKPIRVGHADLIYSDGIPSQIQYTALGHLHRFQQIGGHPAPVVYPSSPLAYSFSEAGQEKAVVIIEAAPKVPARYHKIPLQSGRQLYRKRFDDIDAAVSWLQATPYALVELTLVSQEFISSAALKRIHEAHDGIIHIIPIVQKEETASETIPAINLAQDVDELFKDYFQYRLGQAPNAELLDLLTEVIHSDTETED is encoded by the coding sequence ATGAAAATACTACATACGGCAGATTGGCATTTAGGAAAGCGGTTAGATTACTTTTCGCGACTGGATGAACAACGACAAGTTTTAGCAGAAATATGCGAAATAGCTGATCGCGAGCAGGTGGATGCAGTCGTCGTTGCTGGCGATCTATTTGACACGTTCAACCCGCCCGTAGAAGCAGTAGAGTTGCTTTACAAAACGTTACGCCGGTTGAGCCAAGAAGGCAAGCGCCCAGTTATAGCCATAGCTGGCAATCACGATAGCGCCGATCGAATTGACGCGCCCGACGCTTTGGCGCGCGAATGCGGTATTATTTTTGTTGGCTATCCGAGGGCAAAAGTTGTTCCTTTTGAAATACAACATGGCTTTGCGCTGAGTAAGACGGATCAAGGTTTTCTCGAGATATTGCTCCCAAAATTTGATTTCCCTTTGCGTGTGCTCCACACACCGTTTGCTAACGAGTTGCGTTTAAAACAATTTTTAGGCAGTAACGATCGCGAGCAGCAGTTGAACGAAGTATTGCATACCCATTGGCAGCACATAGCGGATGCGTACTGCGATGAACACGGATTTAATATGCTGACCGCGCATTTGTATATGCTCAAACGGGGCGGTGAAATACTCGAAGAACCGGAGGGCGAAAAGCCGATACGCGTAGGCCATGCTGATCTTATTTATTCTGACGGCATACCGTCACAAATCCAATATACAGCTTTGGGACATTTGCATCGCTTTCAGCAGATCGGCGGTCATCCGGCGCCCGTAGTTTATCCCAGCAGTCCGCTTGCTTACTCGTTTTCGGAAGCCGGGCAAGAGAAAGCTGTAGTGATTATCGAAGCTGCGCCTAAAGTTCCAGCGCGTTACCACAAGATTCCTTTGCAATCGGGGCGCCAGCTTTACCGAAAGCGCTTTGATGATATCGACGCGGCTGTCAGCTGGCTACAAGCTACGCCCTATGCGCTCGTCGAACTCACGCTGGTGAGCCAGGAATTTATCAGCTCTGCCGCATTAAAACGTATTCATGAAGCGCATGATGGTATTATCCACATCATCCCTATTGTCCAAAAAGAAGAGACGGCAAGCGAAACTATTCCTGCTATAAACCTCGCACAGGACGTAGACGAATTATTCAAAGACTATTTTCAATATCGATTGGGGCAAGCGCCTAATGCCGAGCTATTAGATTTGTTAACAGAAGTTATACATAGTGACACAGAAACGGAGGACTAA
- a CDS encoding SelT/SelW/SelH family protein, whose amino-acid sequence MMKPTITIVYCPKCGWMLRAAYFAQELLGTFVDDIYGVTLVPSEISGRFAVSVQEQVIFDRKTMGQFPETKELKQLVRDLVNPAKSLGHSDNNEKAR is encoded by the coding sequence ATGATGAAACCGACCATTACCATAGTTTATTGCCCCAAATGCGGATGGATGCTTCGCGCGGCATATTTTGCCCAAGAGTTGCTCGGCACATTTGTAGATGACATTTACGGCGTCACGTTGGTGCCGAGCGAAATTAGCGGACGCTTTGCGGTTAGTGTTCAAGAGCAGGTAATCTTCGATCGAAAAACGATGGGGCAGTTTCCGGAAACCAAAGAACTCAAACAATTGGTGCGCGACCTAGTCAATCCTGCAAAAAGCTTGGGGCATTCCGACAATAACGAAAAAGCACGTTAA